GCGGCGCAGTGGGGACTACCGCCGCAGCGGGAGACGCGACCGGCCACCGACACCGCGACAGCGCAGGAGCCGCCCTCCGACGGTTCGGAACCGAGCTGGGTGGGGCTGGACGTCGGCTCGCCGTTCGACTACCCCCGCAGCGGCATCCTCTACGTGGCGCGGCACCTGCCGAAACCGGGCAGGGACGGTCTACCCGAGGCCTACCTGGACGAACTCACCGAGCTGGTGACCGCGGCGGGCGGCCGCACCCTCGGGTTGTTCTCCTCCATGCGCGCCGCTCGCCAGGCCAGCGAGGAGCTTCGGCAACGACTGTCCACTCCGGTGCTGTGCCAGGGCGAGGACAGCACCTCGCAACTGGTCGACTCCTTCGCCCAGGATCCGGCGACCAGCCTGTTCGGCACCCTGTCGCTGTGGCAGGGGGTGGACGTCCCGGGCCGCTCGTTGCAGCTGGTGGTGATGGACCGGATTCCCTTCCCCCGACCGGACGATCCGCTCGCCTCCGCCAGACAGCAGGCGATCTCGGCGCGCGGCGGCAACGGGTTCATCACCGTGGCCGGAACACACGCCGCGCTGCTGCTCGCGCAGGGGGCGGGCAGGCTGCTGCGCTCGGCGAGCGACCGCGGGGTCATCGCGATCCTGGACCCCAGGCTGAGCACGGCGCGCTACGGGGGATTCCTGCGTGCCTCGCTTCCGCCGTTCTGGAGCACCGAGGACCCACAGGTGGTGCGGGGAGCGCTGCGACGGCTCGACGAGGCCGCGGCGGACCGGTGAGGACGGGGTTCAGCGGTGGAGCCGAACCGGCGGTCCCCCGCCGAACCCCACCCCGGCGCCGAGCTCAGCCACGGGACTCGCTCATCCGCTGAACTCGGAGAAGCTCCTGTCGCGCTCGTGCTGACGTTCGGACTGCCGGGGCATCTCCGGGTGCGTGGACTCCTCCACGCGCATGGCCGCACCGAGCGCGAAGAACGTCGGCGCCCACTCCCCGATGAAGATTCCCCACCTGTCCGCACGAGCCAGATCCTCCCCTCTCAGCCCCCGGGAGGCCGCCCAGGAGACGAGCGCGAGGAGTATCGAGGCCATCCCCGCCCCGAACATCTTGTCCGAATCCATTCCGTAGTTACGCAGCATCGAAAGCACGGTGACACCTTTCGGAACACGCCCGAGCCTCACAGCCGAGAAGCCGGGCAGTTGCGGGCCACCCTCCGGATTTCCCTCGCGGGGCGGTGCGAAACCGGCCACACCCGCGCCCGGCGGAACTGATCGTGTCCTGCTCCGCGACCAGGTACTCGACGGTTTCCCCGCAGCTCGCCGAGGAGCCCTCCTCGGTTGTGGGAACCCCACAACAGCGGGCGGTCTTTTCTGTAACCGGCCCGGTGCCGGTTAGGTTCGCACCGCTTCCGTCAACCGATCGGCGGAGGTGTCACCGGAACGGACGAGTTCGCACCGTGTCCCGTCCGCGTCCCGTCCGTCCGGTTGAGCCCGCTTTCGACCGTTCGCACAGGAGGGCAGCGTTGTCCGAGTCCACTCCCCAGCGGTCCGCCACGCGGCACCGCCAGCCGGCCGCGGATCTCGCCAGGATCGTGGTGTTCGCCGCCTTCATCGCCGTGCTCGGCACCTTTCCCGGCATCTACCTGGCGGGCGCGGCGGTGCCGATCGTGCTGCAGAACATGGGGCCGCTGCTGTCCGGGAGCCTGCTGGGCCCGCGCCGGGGAACCGCCTCGGTGGTGCTGTTCCTGGCCCTGGTGGCCATCGGTCTGCCGCTGCTCTCCGGCGGGCGCGGCGGAATCGCCCCCTTCTTCGGCCCCAGCGCGGGATTCCTGTTCGGCTGGATCCTCTCCGCCCTCGTGGTGGGACTGATCGTGTTCCTGGCCCGCAAGCCCACGCTGCCGGTGCTGCTGGTGGCCAACCTGGCCGGTATCGCCGTGGACTACCTGGTCGGGCTGCCGGTCATGGCCGCGGTCATCGGCGACTTCCGCGCGGCGGGCATCGCCATGCTCGGCTACGTACCCGGCGACCTCGCCAAGGTCGTGGTGGTGTCGCTGGTGGCCGCCGCCGTGCACCGCGCCTTCCCGAACAGCACACCCCGGAAGGCGTCGACAGCCCGATGACGCCCCGCACAGGCCCCACGGCGCCCGCCGTCCCGCCGTCGCCGCCCGTCCTGGCGGGCGGCGCGCCACGCGCCGTCAGCTCACCTTCCTGGCGGCTCACCGGAGCTGAGCTCCGCTCGGAAGCACACGCGGCGGCCACCGAACTCGCCCGGGCCGGGGCGGGGCCAGGCAGCCGCGTGTTCGTCGAGGCCGAGGAGGACGCCCGGACCGGGCTGTGCCGACTGCTGGGCGCCGATCTGCTCGGAGCGGCGGCCCTCCTGGCCGCCCCGGACTGGGGCGAGGCCGAACGCGCCGGGGTGCTGCGCGACGCCGCACCCGACGTGTTCGTCGAGGGCTCCGTCCGCGCCGATCCGGAGCCGGTCGTCCCGCGAGGCGACGGCGAGAGCCTGTTCTACCTGCCCACCACCTCGGGAAGCACCGGCCGCGCCCGCGTGCTGGCCCGCACCCGGCGCTCCTGGTGGTACAGCTTCGAAGCCTTCGAGATCGGGGTGACCGGGCGCGACCGGGTGCTGATCCCCGGACCGCTGAGCTCCTCGCTGTTCGTCTTCGGCGCCCTGCACGCGATGCACCTCGGCTGCGAGGTGGAGCTGCTGGAGCGCTGGTCCGCGGCCGAGGCCGCCGAGGCGTGCACGAGGGCCACCGCCGTGCACCTGGTGCCCTCGATGCTGCGGGCGCTGCTGGCGGTGCTCGAACGGCGGCCGCGGCTGCTCGCGGCGTGCCGGGTGCGCAGGTTCGTGTGCGGCGGGGCGAAGTCCGACGAGGAGCTCCGGAGCAGGTTGGGCGAACTGCTCCCCGGCTGTGAGCTGGTGGAGTACTACGGTTCGGCCGAGCATTCCGTGGTGGCGCTGCGCGGCGCGGACGGACTGCTGCACCCCGCCGCGCACGTCGAGGTCAGCGTCGGCGAACCGTATGACCCGGCTCCCGCGAACGGGCCCGACGAGCTGTGGGTGCGCTCTCCGCTGAGTTTCAGCGGCCACCTGGAGTCCGGGCGGCTGTGCCCCGCCGAGCCCGGTTTCAGCAGCGTGGGCGATCTCGCGGTCGGCTCGCACCGGGACGGCTTCCGGGTGCTGGGCCGAGGTTCGGCGGTGATCGAGACCGGTGGCACGCTCGTGGTCGCCGAGGAGGTGGAGAACGCGCTTCGCGCCGCCGAGGGCGTGTTCGACGTCGTGGTGGCGGCCACGCCGCACGCCAGGTTCGGCTCCCTGGTCACCGCCGTGATCGAGCCCGAGCCCGGAGCCGCTCCCGACCCGGTGGAACTGCGCCGGGTCGCCCGGGAGTCCCTCGGGAGGGCGCAACGGCCCCGCCGCTGGCTCTCGGTCGACGAGCTGCCCCGCACCCCCTCCGGCAAGCCCGCGCGTGACGCGGTGCGCGAGTGGCTCGCGGCGGAGGGGACGGCCTCGGAGGTGGCACGATGAGCACCGCACCGACGGGGCCGCTGACACCGGTGGTCACGGCGGCACGCCGCTCCCCCATCGGCACGGCGGGTGGCTCGCTGCGCGACGTCGAGCTCGACCGCCTGGCGGCGACCGTCACCGCCGCTGTCGGCGAGGACGCCGGGTTCGAGCGGGTCGACGAGGTGCTGCTGGGAAACACCCGGGGGCCCGGCGGCAACCCGGCCCGGGTGGCGGCGCTGCGCGCCGGGCTCGGCCACGAGACCCCCGGCATGACCGTGGACCGGCAGTGCGCCAGCGGGTTGAGCACGATAGTGACCGCCGCCCGGCTGGTCTCGGCCGGAGCCGGGGAGCGCTGGCTGGCGGGCGGCGCGGAGAGCGCCTCGACCGCACCGTGGCGCGCCTGGCGACCACGGGACGCCACCGAGCCTCCCCGGTTCTACTCGCGGGCGCCGTTCGCACCACCCGACGTCGGGGATCCGGACATGGGGCCCGCCGCCGACCTGGTCGCCGCCGAGGCCGGAATCACCCGACAGCGGCAGGACGAGTTCGCCGCGCGCAGCCACCGACGGGCCTCGGCCGCGCGGGAGGAGGGATCGTTCGACGCGGAACTGGTCGCCGTCAACGGAGTAGGGCGCGACGAGCGGCCACGCGCCGGGTTCGACGTCCGACGGCTGGGCCGCTTCCCGCCCGCCTTCACCACCGACGGCACCGCCACGGCCGCGAACTCCTGCGGCATCGCGGACGGGGCCGCGATGGTGGCGGTGACCAGTGAACGCCTGCGGCGGGAGGACGGCGTGCCGGGTCTGCGGCTGCTGGACGCCGAGATCGCGGGCTCCGACCCGAACCGGCTGGGTACAGCGGCGGTACCAGCGATGCGCGCCGTGCTGCGGCGGCAGCGGCGCCGCCCTGAGGTGGTGGAGTTCACCGAGGCGTTCGCCGGGCAGGTGCTGGCGTGCCTGGACGCCGTGGGGCTGGAAGAACGGCTGGTCAGCCCGGAGGGGGGCGCTATCGCGCTGGGACACCCGTGGGCGGCCTCCGGCGCGGTGCTGGTGGTTCGCCTGTTCCACCGGATGCTGCGGTGCGGAGAATCGGTGGGGATGGCCGCGCTGTCCTCCGGTGGCGGCCTGGGGATCGCCACCATGTGGGAGCTGGTCCGCTGAAGCCGCGGGCCGCGAGGCGAACCGGAAAGGCGGAAGTTCGGTTGATCGAGTTCGACGGAGTCGGGCACTCCTACGGCGAGCACACGGTGCTCGACGACGTCCGGTTGCGGCTGGACGAGCGCCGGGTGGCCTTCGTGGGCGCCAACGGTTCCGGCAAGTCCACCCTCGCCCGGATGATCAACGGACTGGTGCTGCCCACCCGGGGGCGGGTGCTGGTGGACGGGCTGGATCCCGCCCGGGACGGCAAACGCGTGCGCAACCGGGTGGGTTTCGTGTTCACCAACCCGGACTCGCAGATAGTCATGCCCACCGCCGGTGAGGACGTCGCCTTCTCACTGCGCAGGAAGGGGATTCCCAAGGCCGAGCGGGAGCGCAGGGCCGCCGAGGCGCTGGCCGAGCACGGCCTGGCGGGCTACGCGGACCATCCGGCCCAGCAGCTCTCCGGCGGGCAGAAGCAGCTGCTCGCGCTGTGCGCGATGCTGGTCCTGGAACCCGACGTGCTGGTCTGCGACGAGCCGACGACGCTGCTGGACCTGCGCAACAAACGACGTTTCGCGGAACGGCTGCGCGGGCTCGAGCAGCAGGTCGTCCTCGTGACCCACGACCTGGAGCTGCTCGACGACTTCGACCGGGTGGTGGTGCTCGACGAGGGCCGCGTGGTCGCCGACGACGAGCCCGACGAGGCGCTGCGATACTACCGGGAGCTGGTGGCATGAGCCACGTGATCGGCCTCTACCAACCCGGCCGCAGTCCGCTGCACCGGTTGCCCGCCGGGTGGAAGTTCCTGGCACTGCTGGTCTTCGCCGTGCTGATCGTGGTGTTCGACCGGCTGTGGCAGCTCGGTGTCGGCGCGGTGGTGCTGGGCGTCGGATTCGCGGTGGCACGCCTGCGCCCGGCGGTGGTCCTGCGGACCATGCGCACGGTGCTGGTGCTGTTGGCGGTCGTCTTCGCGTTGCAGTGGTGGCTGCTGGGCGTCGCCAGCGCCGCCGTGGTGTGCCTGCGGCTGCTGGTGGCCATCGGCGCGGCCAACCTGTTCACCCTCACCACCAGGGTCGACGACCTGGTGGCCGCGATCGAGCGGGCGGCCTCCCCGCTGCGCCGCTTCGGGCTGCGGCCGGAGACGCTGGGGCTGCTGGTCGGGCTGACCGTCCAGGCGGTGGGAGCGCTGTCGGTGATCGCGCGACAGACCCGCGAGGCCCAGCGGGCACGCGACGCGGGGCGGTCGGTGGCCGCGTTCACGGTGCCCTTCCTGATCCGCACGCTGCGGCACGCCGACGAACTCGGGGAGGCGCTGGCGGCGCGCGGGGTCGGTGACGAGGACGGGAGTGACGCCGCCCGGCTCTCCGAAGAGCGGAGGCGGTAGCACTCAGCCGCACCGGGCAGCCCGGTTCCGGGCGAACACCCGCTCCCGCCGCGACTGCGGGAACGAAGTCAACGAGCTGTCAGTCCCGTGTCAGTCCCCACCGCTACCTTTCACTTACCGAAACCTCTCCGAACGCGGGAGATCCTGGTGAGTGAAAGGTTCAGGAACAAGAGCGCACTGGTGGTGGGAGCCTCCCGGGGCATTGGATTCGCCGCTGCCAGGAACATCGCGGCCGAAGGTGGCTCCGTCGCTATCACGGGGCGGAACGAGGAGGCGCTCACCGACGCGGCGCGACTGATCAAGGAGGAAACCGGTACCGCAGTACTGCCCGTGGTGGGGCACGCCCGCCGTGACGAGGACCGGCGTGCCACGGTCGAGACGGCGGTGACGGAGTTCGGGAAGCTGGACGTGCTCGTCTACACGACGGCGACGAACATCTCCAGAAACGCCACGGCACTCGAACTCGACCCCGAGGTCATGCTCAAGGAGTACGACCTCAACGTGGTGGCCGCGCTCGAGTACACGAAGCTGGCCTACTGGTCGAGCATGCGCGACAACGGCGGTTCGGTGGTGCTGCTCAGCTCCGTAGCCGCCTTCGGCAACGTCCGCCTGGCCCCCTACTCGATGACCAAGAGCGCGCTGGAAGTGCTGCGTCAGCACCTGGCCGACCAGCTGGCCCCCGCGGTGAGGGTGAACAGCGTCGCCCCTGGCTTCGTCGACACCGCGTTCGCCGAGAAGCTGCAACGACTCCCGAAGGAACAGGTCGACGCCTCGTACCCCCTGGGCCGGCAGGGAAACCCCGAGGACGTCGCACGGGCGATAACCTTCCTCGCCTCGGACGAGGCCGAGTGGATCACCGGCACCGCCCTGGTGGTGGACGGCGGCAAGAGTACGCAGCCCTACCGGCACGACCTGCCGCACGTCGAGTTGGGAAGCGTGCTGCACTGAAGCGCAGGCCGACCGCCGGCCACCCGGCGGTCGGCGACGCGCTCAGCTCCCCGCTTCGACCTCGCGCGGCCACCGCGCCAGCACGGTCACGGTTCCCGGGTCGATCTCGGTGAATCCGGCGTCGCGCACCGCCGCCACCCCGCGCTCCCGCCAGGCCGAGGCGGGGTCGTCCCCCGGCAGCAACTCCCGCCAGGTGGCGGCGTCCGGGGTTCGCACGGCGCACGGGAACCCGGCCTCGTGCCAGCGGCGCAGCTCTGCCTCCGCGCGCTCGCCGACGGCGTCCGCCCGCCGGGCGTCCCCGTGCAGCAGCGCGGCCAGGATCATGGTGGCGTGCCCGACCTGCGCGGCTGCCTTGCCCGCCGTCATCCCCACGTGCGGGTTCAGCCACAGCACCGGCCTCCCCTCCTGCGGGGTCCCCGGCTCGTCGGCGGGGAGTTCGCTGCCGGAGATCTGCAACCTGGTGAGTTCGCGCGGCATGTCGGCCACCCGGGCGGGCAGCAGCGCGCGCACCTCCGCCCCGCCGACGGTGACCGTGATACCGGGCAGTTCCGTCACGGCGCGCCAGTGCGAGCCCCGGGCTCGCCGGGTCACCTTGCGGATCCGCCCGTCGACCCAGCCGGAGACCGTCTCGTGCCACGGGCCACCCGGCTCGCTGCGCGGATCGAGGCACACCGCCACGGCCGCCGAGGCCGAGGCCTCCAGCAGCGCGGTGCGCGCGGGCGGCGCGTTGCGCTCGATGCGCAGCACCATCGGCATCAGCACGACGTCGTCCGGGTCCTCCTCCGAGGTGTCGGCGGTGGACCGGTCGGGCAACGACAGCCAGGAGGCGTAGCGCTCGGTCAGCGGGCTCAGTACGGCGGCGTGCTCACTCACGGGACCGATTGTCCCTCCGGGACGGCGACCTTATCCCGCTCCCGCAGCCGGATGTTGCCCAGCCAGGCGACCAGCACCGCGGCGAGGGCGATGCCGAGCGCCATGACGACCAGGTGCAGCGCCACGCCGTCGACCCCACCGGCACCGCCGGGACGCAGGAAGGGGTATGGGAACCATCCCGTCACCGCGCCGCGCACCAGCGCGTAGGTGACGTAGACCAGCGGGACGACCAACCAGGCGAGGGCGCGACCGTAGCCGACCCGGGCCCGGGGGCGCACCAGCATCCAGTCCACGAACATCACCGCCGGGATGACGCGGTGCATCACCGTGTTCACCCAGGGCAGCGTCAGCCCGAGATCGCCGTCGTCGAGCAGCAGCGCGAAGACGATCCCCGTCGTGGCCATGTAGACGGTCATGCCCCCGCGCAACCACTCGAGAACGGCGCGGCCGTCTCGGCCGGGAGCGGCCCCGAGACGGAGCAACAGCACCCCGGCGGCGATGTTGCTGAGGATGGTGAAGTAGCTGAAGAAGTTCACCGGGGAGAACTGCGGCAGCCCCACTTCGGCGAGGAACTGTCTGCCGACGGCGATCACGGCCAGCGCACCGAGCAGAATCCGCAGCAGGCGTACGGGCCACGCCCGACTGGACAGCATCGAGTCGGACACCTCACGTTTCCAACGGGACACGCGCGACGAACCCGTCCTCGGCATCCGCGGCCTCGACCTCGGCCCGGGTCACGCCGAGCACGAACAGCACGGCGTCGAGGAACGGGTGCGACAGCGCGGTGTCGGCCACCTCGCGCAGCGCGGGCTTGGCGTTGAACGCCACCCCCAGCCCCGCTGTGGCGAGCATATCCATGTCATTGGCGCCGTCACCGACCGCCACGCACTGCGAGAGCGGAACGTCGTAGGACTCCGCGAACCGCTTCAGCGCGCGGGCCTTGCCACTGCGGTCGACGATCTCGCCGACGACGCGTCCGGTGAGTTTACCGTCCGCGACCTCCAGGTCGTTGGCGGCGCTGAAGTCCAGCCCCAGATCGTCGACCAGGTGATCGATGATCCTGGTGAAACCGCCGGAGACCACACCGGTGTGGTATCCGAGCCTGCGGAGGGTGCGCACCGTGGTGCGGGCTCCGGGGGTCAGCCGCAGCTCCTTGCCGACCTCGTCGAGCACCGAGGCGGGCAGCCCCTCCAGCACCGCCACCCTGCGGCGCAGCGACTCGGAGAAGTCCACCTCGCCGCGCATGGCCTGCTCGGTGACCTTGCGGACCTCCTCCTCACGGCCGGCCTTGGCGGCGAGCATCTCGATGACCTCGCCCTGCACCAGCGTGGAGTCGACGTCGAAGACGACGAGGCGCTTGGCGCGTCGGGCCAGCCCGGTGCGCTCCACCGCGACGTCGACGCCGATCCCGGCGGAGAGGTCGGTCATCTCGGAAGTGAGCATCTCGTCGGTGTGCTCGCCGGTCTCGGACGCGCTGACGTACAGCTGCAGGCCGGTCACGGGGTAGTCGGCGACCCGCTGGATGGAGTCGATGTTGACGTCGACCTCGGCGAGCTTGCGGGCCACCTCGGAGAAGCTGCGTGCCGACACGGGCTGGCCGAGCACGGTGACGACGTGGGTCGAACCGAGTTTGTCGGCCTCCCCGTCCTCGGCGTCGATCTCGACCTCGACCGTCATGCCGACGGTGGCCATCGCCTGTTCGACCGACTCCTGCAGCTGCTCGGGGTCGTGCTCGGTCGCCACGAGCACCCCGAGGACCAGTCGCCCGCGGATCACGACCTGCTCCACATCGAGCACATCCACCCCGTGCCTGGTCAGCGCGGCGAACAGCACCGAGGTGACCCCGGGTTTGTCACGGCCTGTCACGGTCATCAGCACGGTGGTGGGATTTGACGTGGTCACGACTGACGACACTCCCTCGATATTCGACTCCACGGCCCACCCTACGGGGTTCGGAGCGACCGGCCCCGAACAGCAAAAGCCCCGGACCGGTCGGTTGGCCGACCGGCCGGGGCTCCCCGTCGAGCGGGATTACCGTGACACACCCGCGGGGCGTGCCGTTAGGTCGAATATCACTTCCCGTCGAGCTTGTGCGCGCCACCGGAGTCGGCGCCGTGACCCGAGTCACCGGAAGCACCGGCGTGCGCCAGCGGTTTGCCGGAGAGGCCGACGTGGCTCTCCACCCGCATCCGCTCGCTCATGTGCGGGTAGTGCAGCTCGAAGGCGGGGCGCTCGGAACGGATCCGGGGCAGCTCGGTGAAGTTGTGCCTGGGCGGCGGGCAGGAGGTGGCCCACTCCAGCGAGTTGCCGTAGCCCCACGGGTCGTCGACGTTGGCGAGCTCACCGTAGCGGTAGCTTTTGAACACGTTGTACAGGAACGGCAGCATCGACGCGCCCAGCAGGAACGCGCCCGCCGTCGAGATGGTGTTGAGCGTGGTGAACCCGTCGCTGGGCAGGTAGTCGGCGTAACGCCGGGGCATGCCCTCGTTGCCCAGCCAGTGCTGCACCAGGAACGTGGCGTGGAAGCCGATGAAGGTCAGCCAGAAGTGCACCTTGCCCAACCGCTCGTCCATCATCCGGCCGGTCATCTTGGGGAACCAGAAGTAGATGCCCGCGAACGTGGCGAACACGATCGTGCCGTAGAGCACGTAGTGGAAGTGCGCGACCACGAAGTAGGTGTCCGAGACGTGGAAGTCGATCGGCGGTGCGGCAAGCAGCACGCCGGTCAGCCCACCGAACAGGAAGGTGACCAGAAACCCGATGGAGAAGACCATCGGTGTCTCGAAGCTGATCTGCCCGCGCCACATGGTGCCGATCCAGTTGAAGAACTTCATGCCGGTGGGCACCGCGATCAGGAACGTGGTGAACGCGAAGAACGGCAGCAGCACCGCGCCGGTCGCGTACATGTGGTGGGCCCAGACCACGACCGACAGCGCGGCGATGCCGAGGGTCGCGTAGATCAGGCCGGTGTAGCCGAACAGCGGCTTGCGGGAGAACACCGGGAAGATCTCGGTGACGATGCCGAAGAACGGCAGCGCCACGATGTAGACCTCGGGGTGGCCGAAGAACCAGAACAGGTGCTGCCAGAGGATCACACCACCGTTGGCCGGGTCGAACACGTGGGCGCCGAGGTGCCGGTCGGCCAGCAGCCCGAACAGCGCCGCCGTCAGGATGGGGAAGGCCATCAGGATCAGCACGCTGGTGACCAGGATGTTCCAGGTGAAGATCGGCATCCGCCACATGGTCATGCCGGGCGCGCGCATGCAGACCACGGTGGTGATCATGTTGACACCACCGAGGATCGTGCCCAGTCCGGAGACGAGCAGACCGGAGATCCACAGGTCCGCGCCGATGCCGGGCGAGTGCACGGCGTCGGAAAGCGGTGTGTAGGCGAACCACCCGAAGTCGGCCGCGCCCCCCGGCGCCAGGAATCCACTGACCACGGTTATCCCACCGAACAGGTAGAGCCAGTAGGACAGCGAGTTCAGCCTGGGGAAGGCCACGTCCGGAGCACCGATCTGCAACGGCAGGATGTAGTTGGCGAAGCCGAACAGGATCGGGGTGGCGTACAGCAGCAGCATGATCGTGCCGTGCATGGTGAACAGCTGGTTGTACTGCTCCTGCGACAGGAACTGCATCCCCGGGACCGCGAGCTCGCCGCGGATCAGCATGGCCATCAGACCGCCGACCAGGAAGAATCCCATCGAGGTGACCAGGTAGAGGATCCCGAGCTGCTTGGGGTCGGTGGTACGCAGCAGTCCCAGCAGTGTGGATCCCTTGGACGTGTTGCGCACCGGATAGGGGCGCGAAGTGATCGGCTCTGGCGCGACGGCCGTCACGGTGCCTCCTGCACTGCCTCGAAGACGTTGTCGGCCCCGACCACGGGACCGCCCGGCCCGTCCGGGCCGGCTAACCCTGATGGCAGCGTCGCAACCGACGTCGGTTCGGTTCGCTCCCCGATGATCGATTCGATAACTGCCATCTGCGGATATTAGCCCTGGCGTTCAACTCCGACGCGTCCGGGCTGTAGTCACCCTATTCATCCCCTTCGTCGAAGGCACGAGGGGTGAGATCCATCCGACAGCCGTGGAGCCCCTCGGCGCGGCACGGGCCCTCGCCGTGAGGCTCGCCGCCCCCGCGGCGCGGGGCGCACGGACCACCTGTACGGATCTCCCCGAGGCGGACCCCTTAAGCTGGCACGTGGTCGCCTGCTCGGTCAGGCGGACCGCTGGACCCAGCGGTGGAAGGCTCCGCAGGCGTGTCGGTGCGCGTACGGC
The nucleotide sequence above comes from Actinopolyspora erythraea. Encoded proteins:
- a CDS encoding biotin transporter BioY, which produces MSESTPQRSATRHRQPAADLARIVVFAAFIAVLGTFPGIYLAGAAVPIVLQNMGPLLSGSLLGPRRGTASVVLFLALVAIGLPLLSGGRGGIAPFFGPSAGFLFGWILSALVVGLIVFLARKPTLPVLLVANLAGIAVDYLVGLPVMAAVIGDFRAAGIAMLGYVPGDLAKVVVVSLVAAAVHRAFPNSTPRKASTAR
- a CDS encoding class I adenylate-forming enzyme family protein; protein product: MTPRTGPTAPAVPPSPPVLAGGAPRAVSSPSWRLTGAELRSEAHAAATELARAGAGPGSRVFVEAEEDARTGLCRLLGADLLGAAALLAAPDWGEAERAGVLRDAAPDVFVEGSVRADPEPVVPRGDGESLFYLPTTSGSTGRARVLARTRRSWWYSFEAFEIGVTGRDRVLIPGPLSSSLFVFGALHAMHLGCEVELLERWSAAEAAEACTRATAVHLVPSMLRALLAVLERRPRLLAACRVRRFVCGGAKSDEELRSRLGELLPGCELVEYYGSAEHSVVALRGADGLLHPAAHVEVSVGEPYDPAPANGPDELWVRSPLSFSGHLESGRLCPAEPGFSSVGDLAVGSHRDGFRVLGRGSAVIETGGTLVVAEEVENALRAAEGVFDVVVAATPHARFGSLVTAVIEPEPGAAPDPVELRRVARESLGRAQRPRRWLSVDELPRTPSGKPARDAVREWLAAEGTASEVAR
- a CDS encoding thiolase family protein, translated to MSTAPTGPLTPVVTAARRSPIGTAGGSLRDVELDRLAATVTAAVGEDAGFERVDEVLLGNTRGPGGNPARVAALRAGLGHETPGMTVDRQCASGLSTIVTAARLVSAGAGERWLAGGAESASTAPWRAWRPRDATEPPRFYSRAPFAPPDVGDPDMGPAADLVAAEAGITRQRQDEFAARSHRRASAAREEGSFDAELVAVNGVGRDERPRAGFDVRRLGRFPPAFTTDGTATAANSCGIADGAAMVAVTSERLRREDGVPGLRLLDAEIAGSDPNRLGTAAVPAMRAVLRRQRRRPEVVEFTEAFAGQVLACLDAVGLEERLVSPEGGAIALGHPWAASGAVLVVRLFHRMLRCGESVGMAALSSGGGLGIATMWELVR
- a CDS encoding energy-coupling factor ABC transporter ATP-binding protein, translating into MIEFDGVGHSYGEHTVLDDVRLRLDERRVAFVGANGSGKSTLARMINGLVLPTRGRVLVDGLDPARDGKRVRNRVGFVFTNPDSQIVMPTAGEDVAFSLRRKGIPKAERERRAAEALAEHGLAGYADHPAQQLSGGQKQLLALCAMLVLEPDVLVCDEPTTLLDLRNKRRFAERLRGLEQQVVLVTHDLELLDDFDRVVVLDEGRVVADDEPDEALRYYRELVA
- a CDS encoding energy-coupling factor transporter transmembrane component T family protein, giving the protein MSHVIGLYQPGRSPLHRLPAGWKFLALLVFAVLIVVFDRLWQLGVGAVVLGVGFAVARLRPAVVLRTMRTVLVLLAVVFALQWWLLGVASAAVVCLRLLVAIGAANLFTLTTRVDDLVAAIERAASPLRRFGLRPETLGLLVGLTVQAVGALSVIARQTREAQRARDAGRSVAAFTVPFLIRTLRHADELGEALAARGVGDEDGSDAARLSEERRR
- a CDS encoding SDR family oxidoreductase — encoded protein: MSERFRNKSALVVGASRGIGFAAARNIAAEGGSVAITGRNEEALTDAARLIKEETGTAVLPVVGHARRDEDRRATVETAVTEFGKLDVLVYTTATNISRNATALELDPEVMLKEYDLNVVAALEYTKLAYWSSMRDNGGSVVLLSSVAAFGNVRLAPYSMTKSALEVLRQHLADQLAPAVRVNSVAPGFVDTAFAEKLQRLPKEQVDASYPLGRQGNPEDVARAITFLASDEAEWITGTALVVDGGKSTQPYRHDLPHVELGSVLH
- a CDS encoding peptidyl-tRNA hydrolase, with amino-acid sequence MSEHAAVLSPLTERYASWLSLPDRSTADTSEEDPDDVVLMPMVLRIERNAPPARTALLEASASAAVAVCLDPRSEPGGPWHETVSGWVDGRIRKVTRRARGSHWRAVTELPGITVTVGGAEVRALLPARVADMPRELTRLQISGSELPADEPGTPQEGRPVLWLNPHVGMTAGKAAAQVGHATMILAALLHGDARRADAVGERAEAELRRWHEAGFPCAVRTPDAATWRELLPGDDPASAWRERGVAAVRDAGFTEIDPGTVTVLARWPREVEAGS
- a CDS encoding Pr6Pr family membrane protein, whose amino-acid sequence is MLSSRAWPVRLLRILLGALAVIAVGRQFLAEVGLPQFSPVNFFSYFTILSNIAAGVLLLRLGAAPGRDGRAVLEWLRGGMTVYMATTGIVFALLLDDGDLGLTLPWVNTVMHRVIPAVMFVDWMLVRPRARVGYGRALAWLVVPLVYVTYALVRGAVTGWFPYPFLRPGGAGGVDGVALHLVVMALGIALAAVLVAWLGNIRLRERDKVAVPEGQSVP
- the serB gene encoding phosphoserine phosphatase SerB, which translates into the protein MTTSNPTTVLMTVTGRDKPGVTSVLFAALTRHGVDVLDVEQVVIRGRLVLGVLVATEHDPEQLQESVEQAMATVGMTVEVEIDAEDGEADKLGSTHVVTVLGQPVSARSFSEVARKLAEVDVNIDSIQRVADYPVTGLQLYVSASETGEHTDEMLTSEMTDLSAGIGVDVAVERTGLARRAKRLVVFDVDSTLVQGEVIEMLAAKAGREEEVRKVTEQAMRGEVDFSESLRRRVAVLEGLPASVLDEVGKELRLTPGARTTVRTLRRLGYHTGVVSGGFTRIIDHLVDDLGLDFSAANDLEVADGKLTGRVVGEIVDRSGKARALKRFAESYDVPLSQCVAVGDGANDMDMLATAGLGVAFNAKPALREVADTALSHPFLDAVLFVLGVTRAEVEAADAEDGFVARVPLET